Part of the Pseudodesulfovibrio hydrargyri genome is shown below.
TCGCTCGCGCCGCCCTCGGTCAGGCTGTTGCCGTGATAGGGCCAGCTCGTGTCGATGTAGTTCAGGCCGTTGTCCACGGCATGTTGCAACAGCCTGAGCGCGGCGGATTCATCCACCTTGCTGTTATCGCCTCCGACAACGGGCAGCCGCATGGTGCCGAAACCGAGCGCCGAAACCTTCTCATTGGTTTTTCCAAATGTTCTGTACTGCATGGCATCTCCGTAATGCAAAAGAGTGGAACGCCTCCACGCCCCCCGGAGCCGGAGGATCGGCCTCGCAGGCCAAAGGCTTCGGGAAGCGCGTGAATGGCAACGGATTCTTCGCCTTCATTGATTACATAGCAGCTACCCGAGAGGAATGCACATTACTCCGCAATTCTGGTGCAATCCTCTTTTTCAGCCGGCACAGCTCCCGAAAGCCGCCTGACGAACCTAGATCTGCAACCTGGCCCCGACTTCGATGACCTGCTCGGATGGGATGTCGAAGAAGGCGGCCGGGTCCATGCCGTTCCTGGCCAGGAAGAGGTAGAGGCTGGAGCGCCAGCGGGCCATGGCCGGGGGATCGCCCACGGTCAGTTTTTCGCGGCCCAGGAAGAAGCTGGCCGCGTTGATGTCCACGTCCACGCCCTTGTCCCGGCACAGGGCGAAGATCACGGCCACGGTGGGCTCCTCCATGTAGCCGAAGTGGGCGATGACCCGAAGCACACCCGAGCCGAAACGCTCCAGCTCGATCTTCTCGAAGTTGGGCACGCGGGGGATCTGCTCTGTGCGGATGTTCAGGAAGTAGACCTCGGCGTGCAGGACCTTGTTGTGGCGCAGGTTCTGGATCATGGCCACGGGCACGGTGTTGTGGCTGCGGGTCAGGAACACGGCCTGGCCCGGCACGCGCTTGGGCGGATTGTCGGTGATCTCCTTGAGGAAGTCGTCCAGGGGCCGAGTCAGCCCCTGGGCGCGCACGGCCAGGATCTCGCCGCCCTTCTCCCAGGTGAGCATCACGGCCAGGACCAGCAGGGCGATGACCAGCGGGAACCACGCCCCGTGCGCGATCTTGGTCATGTTCGCGGCAAAGAACGAGAAGTCCACGGTGAAGAACAGGACCGTCAGCCCCAGGGCCACCGGCAGCTTCCACTCCCAGCGCCTGCGCATGACCACGTAGAACAGGGTGGCGGTGACCAGCATGCTCGCGGTCACGGCCACGCCGTAGGCCGCGGCCAGCCTGCTCGAGGTCTGAAAGCCCAGGACCAGGCCCACGGTGCAGACCATCAGCAGCCAGTTGACCGGGGCCACGTAGATCTGGCCCATGTGCGCGGCCGAGGTGTGGGTCACGCGCAGCCTGGGCAGGTAGCCCAGCTGGACCGCCTGGGAGGTCAGGGAAAAGGCCCCGGTGATGACCGCCTGGGAGGCAACGATGGTGGCCATGGTGGCCAGCACGACCATGGGGATGATCGCCCAGCGGGGCACGATGGCGTAGAACGGGTGGAAGGCGTCCTGGGGCGCGGACAGCAGGTGCGCGCCCTGGCCGAAATAGTTGAGCAGCAGGGCGGGCAGGGCCACCAGGAACCAGGTCAGCCGGATGGGCTTGCGCCCGAAATGGCCAAGGTCCGCGTAGATGGCCTCGGCCCCGGTGGCCACCAGGAAGACCGCGCCCAGAACCACGAACCCGTGGACCTTGTTGGCGATCAGGAAATGCAGGCCGTGCCAGGGCAGGATGGCCGCGAACACCGAGGGGTTTTTGACCACCTGGTGCAGGCCGATCAGGGCCAGGCTGGCCATCCAGACCAGGATGACCGGGCCGAACAGGGTGCCGACCTTGGCCGTGCCGTGGCGTTGCAGCAGGAACAGGCTGATCAGGATGATCAGGGTGATGTGCAGGATGTACGGATCGAACAAGGGCGTGATGTGCCCCAATCCTTCCACGGCGCTCAAGACCGAGATGGCCGGGGTGATCATGCCGTCGCCGTACAGCAGGCAGGCCGCGAACAGGCCGAGGATGACCAGCACCCAGGCCCCCCTGGTCATGCGCTCCCGGCGCGGCTTGACCAGGGTGGTCAGGGCGAGCACGCCGCCCTCGCCGTCGTGATCGGCGCGCAGCACCATGGTCAGGTACTTGAAGGACACGATGAGC
Proteins encoded:
- a CDS encoding potassium transporter Kup → MEHTDNPTGKRLAGLSLAALGVVFGDIGTSPLYALRECFHGDYGIAVTPENVLGVLSLIFWALMLIVSFKYLTMVLRADHDGEGGVLALTTLVKPRRERMTRGAWVLVILGLFAACLLYGDGMITPAISVLSAVEGLGHITPLFDPYILHITLIILISLFLLQRHGTAKVGTLFGPVILVWMASLALIGLHQVVKNPSVFAAILPWHGLHFLIANKVHGFVVLGAVFLVATGAEAIYADLGHFGRKPIRLTWFLVALPALLLNYFGQGAHLLSAPQDAFHPFYAIVPRWAIIPMVVLATMATIVASQAVITGAFSLTSQAVQLGYLPRLRVTHTSAAHMGQIYVAPVNWLLMVCTVGLVLGFQTSSRLAAAYGVAVTASMLVTATLFYVVMRRRWEWKLPVALGLTVLFFTVDFSFFAANMTKIAHGAWFPLVIALLVLAVMLTWEKGGEILAVRAQGLTRPLDDFLKEITDNPPKRVPGQAVFLTRSHNTVPVAMIQNLRHNKVLHAEVYFLNIRTEQIPRVPNFEKIELERFGSGVLRVIAHFGYMEEPTVAVIFALCRDKGVDVDINAASFFLGREKLTVGDPPAMARWRSSLYLFLARNGMDPAAFFDIPSEQVIEVGARLQI